From Bradyrhizobium erythrophlei:
TCGGAGGATCTCCATGCGCCCAAGCCGCCGAGCGCCGGATGAACTGCGCGCCGTGTCGCTGGAACGCGGCGTGGTCAAATATGCCGAGGGTTCCTGCATGGTCAAATTCGGCGACACCCACGTGCTGGTGACGGCCACTCTGGAAGAGCGGCTGCCGCCCTGGCTGAAGGGCCAGGGCCGCGGCTGGGTCACGGCCGAATACGGCATGCTGCCGCGGGCGACGCTGGAACGCACCCGCCGCGAGGCGAGTGCCGGCAAGCAAAACGGCCGCACCGTGGAAATCCAGCGCCTGATCGGCCGCTCGCTGCGCGCCACCGTCGACCTGGAAGCACTGGGCGAGCGCCAGATCACCGTGGATTGCGACGTGCTGCAGGCCGATGGCGGCACCCGCACCGCGTCGATCACCGGTGCCTGGGTTGCGCTCGCCGACTGCATCGGCTGGATGAAGGCCCGCAACATGCTCAAGACCAACGTGCTGCGCGACAACGTCGCCGCGATCTCCTGCGGCATCTATAACGGCACCCCGGTGCTCGACCTCGATTATGCCGAGGATTCCGAGGCCGACACCGACGCCAATTTCGTCATGACCGGCGACGGCCGCATCGTCGAGGTGCAAGGCACCGCGGAAAAAACTCCGTTCTCGCAGGACGAGTTCCTGGCGCTGATGGCGCTGGCGCGCAAGGGCGTGGCGCGGCTGGTGGATTTGCAGAAAATGGCCGTGGCGTAGTTTGACAGGCCCATGCACCGCCGAATCACAGGCAAGCTCGTGGTCGCGACCCATAATCCCGGCAAGCTCGCCGAGATGCGGGAACTGCTGGCGCCGCACGGCATCGAGGCGATCTCGGCCGGCGAGCTCGGCCTCGGCGAGCCCGACGAGACCGGCGACACGTTCCTCGTCAACGCGCGGATCAAGGCGGTCGCCGCCGCCGAGGCCGCGCAGCTGCCGGCCTTCGCCGACGATTCCGGCCTTGTGGTCGACACGCTCGACGGCGCGCCCGGAATCCTTTCCGCGCGCTGGGCCGGCCCGGCCAAGGATTTTGGCGCGGCGATGAGCCGGATCGAACGGCTGCTGCAGGAGCGCGGCGCCAAGGAACCCGCGCAGCGAAAGGCGCATTTCGTCTCGGCGCTGTGCGTGGCCTGGCCGGACGGCCATCTCGAGGAGGTCGAGGCGCGCGCCGATGGAACCCTCGTGTGGCCGCCACGCGGCACCGCCGGTTTCGGTTACGATCCAATGTTCCTGCCCGACGGCCATGGCCGCACCTTCGGCGAGATGACCTCTATCGAGAAGCACGGCCTGCCGCCGCTGGGCCTGGGGCTGTCGCACCGCGCCCGCGCCTTTGTAAAACTGGCGGAGATCTGCCTTGACTAGCGGCGGGCGCACGCACGGGAACAGGCCGGCCTTCGGCGTCTACGTGCACTGGCCGTTCTGCCTGTCGAAATGTCCGTATTGCGATTTCAACAGCCACGTCCGGCATGAGCCGATCGACGAGGAACGTTTCGCGCGGGCCTTCGCCCGCGAGATCGAGACGTCAGCTGCGCGCGCGCCGGGCCGCGAAGTATCGTCGATCTTCCTTGGCGGCGGCACGCCGTCCTTGATGAAGCCGCAGACCGTAGGCGCCATCCTCGACGCGATCGGCAGGCACTGGCACGTTGCCGACGATGTCGAAGTCACGCTCGAAGCCAACCCGACCAGCGTCGAGGCCACGCGATTCGCCGGCTATCGCGCGGCCGGCGTCAATCGAGTCTCGCTCGGCGTGCAGGCGCTGGACGACGCCTCGCTCAAGGCGCTGGGACGCCTGCACACCGCGCGCGAAGCGCTCGATGCGGTCGCGATCGCGCGCCAAATCTTCGAGCGCTATTCGTTCGACCTGATCTATGCGCGGCCCGACCAGACGCCCGAAATGTGGACGACCGAACTGAAGCACGCGATCGCGGAAGCCGCCGAGCATCTATCGCTCTACCAGCTCACCATCGAGGAAGGCACGCCGTTCTTCGGCCTGCACGCCGCCGGCAAACTGAAAACCCCGGATGAGGCGCTCGCGCGCGCGCTGTATGACGTGACGCAGGAGGTCTGCAGCAGCCACGGCCTGCCGTCCTACGAGATTTCCAATCACGCCCGCGCGGGCGCCGAATGCAAACATAATCTCGTCTACTGGCGCGGCGAGGAATATGCCGGCATCGGCCCCGGCGCGCATGGGCGGCTGGATATCGACGGGGTCAGGCACGCGATCGCGACCGAAAAGCGCCCCGAGGCGTGGCTGATGCGCGTCGAGGCCAATGGCCACGGCGTCGTGACCGACGATCTCCTCAACAGCGAAGAGCGCGCCGACGAATTTCTGCTGATGGGCCTGCGACTCGCGGAAGGCATCGACCCCCGCCGTTATGCCGCGCTGTCCGGCCGCGCGCTCGATCCGCGCCGCATCGCGGTGCTGCGCGAAGAGGGCGCCATTGTCGTCGACGACAACGGACGCCTGCGCGTCACGCAGGCCGGTTTTCCCGTGCTCGATGCCGTGGTCGCGGATCTCGCGGCGTAGAGATCTCACCTCGCCCCGCCTGCGGGGAGAGGTCGGATCGCGCAGCGATCCGGGTGAGGGGGACTCTCCGCGCGCACCTTTGCCTAAGCATTTGCTGAAACAGCCCCTCACCCCACCCTCTCCCCGCGAAGGGC
This genomic window contains:
- the rph gene encoding ribonuclease PH, which encodes MRPSRRAPDELRAVSLERGVVKYAEGSCMVKFGDTHVLVTATLEERLPPWLKGQGRGWVTAEYGMLPRATLERTRREASAGKQNGRTVEIQRLIGRSLRATVDLEALGERQITVDCDVLQADGGTRTASITGAWVALADCIGWMKARNMLKTNVLRDNVAAISCGIYNGTPVLDLDYAEDSEADTDANFVMTGDGRIVEVQGTAEKTPFSQDEFLALMALARKGVARLVDLQKMAVA
- the rdgB gene encoding RdgB/HAM1 family non-canonical purine NTP pyrophosphatase, encoding MHRRITGKLVVATHNPGKLAEMRELLAPHGIEAISAGELGLGEPDETGDTFLVNARIKAVAAAEAAQLPAFADDSGLVVDTLDGAPGILSARWAGPAKDFGAAMSRIERLLQERGAKEPAQRKAHFVSALCVAWPDGHLEEVEARADGTLVWPPRGTAGFGYDPMFLPDGHGRTFGEMTSIEKHGLPPLGLGLSHRARAFVKLAEICLD
- the hemW gene encoding radical SAM family heme chaperone HemW: MTSGGRTHGNRPAFGVYVHWPFCLSKCPYCDFNSHVRHEPIDEERFARAFAREIETSAARAPGREVSSIFLGGGTPSLMKPQTVGAILDAIGRHWHVADDVEVTLEANPTSVEATRFAGYRAAGVNRVSLGVQALDDASLKALGRLHTAREALDAVAIARQIFERYSFDLIYARPDQTPEMWTTELKHAIAEAAEHLSLYQLTIEEGTPFFGLHAAGKLKTPDEALARALYDVTQEVCSSHGLPSYEISNHARAGAECKHNLVYWRGEEYAGIGPGAHGRLDIDGVRHAIATEKRPEAWLMRVEANGHGVVTDDLLNSEERADEFLLMGLRLAEGIDPRRYAALSGRALDPRRIAVLREEGAIVVDDNGRLRVTQAGFPVLDAVVADLAA